Within bacterium, the genomic segment CAGGCTTGGTCATCGCCCTGGAGCCGAGCGCCCGGGAGTTCCAGCGACTCGCCTTCCACGTCACACTCAATAACCTCCAGAACATCCGTTGCATCCAGGTGGCCGCCAGTAACTCCATCGGGGAAGCCAGCCTGAGAATTGCCTGGGAGTGGAATTCCGGCCACAATACCCTTGGTACGTTCTTCCATCCTGCGGTGGTGACGGCGAGGGAGGAAGGCGTCCGCACGCAAACTATCGATGCCCTGGTGGCCACCCAGCGGCTCGAGCGCGTGGACCTCGTCAAGATCGACGTCGAGGGACACGAGCTGAAGGTGCTGGCAGGGGCAGTCGAGACGCTCACCCGGTTTCGACCCCGTGTCCTGATCGAGGTGTTCGAGGAGGCGCTTCATCGTCAAAGGGCTTCCGTCGAGGCGGTTTTGGCCTTCTTGGAAGGGTATGGATACGCGCTGTACGAGTTCTCCGACCTGAACGCTGAACTGGTCCCGTTGTCACAGCCGATCGGCACCAGGAGCCGAAACGTGGTTGCGCTGCCTCGAGGCTCGAGGGTTTAGGATGCTCACACTGTTTGCGATTCCTAAGCCCTTCCGAGACCAGGTGGGGGTCATTCAGCGTAACGCCATCAAGAGCTGGGCGATGCTCCGGCCGGCCTGCCAGATCGTCCTCTTAGGCGACGACGAGGGCACGGTCGAGATGGCGAAGGAGTGCGGCGCACGGCACGTGCCGGAAGTGGCTCGGAACGAATTTGGAACGCCGCTTCTCGACTCGGTGTTTGCGGTGGCGGAGCGCGTCGCCACGAACGACGTCCTCTGTTACGTCAACGCCGACATCATGCTGATGAGTGATTTCACGGCGGCGGTCACCCGGCTCGCCGGCCAGAAGCGCTTTTTGATGATAGGGCAGCGGTGGGACGTCGATATCGACGCACCCTGGGACTTCGAGGAACGAGATTGGGAAAACCGCCTCCGATCCTACGTCTCTAACCACGGTGCCTTTCGCGACCCGTATGGTCCAGATTATTTCGTGTTCACTCGAGGACTCTGGCAAACTTTACCGCAACTCGTCCTTGGACGGTTCTTTTGGGAGTATTGGTTGATCTTCCGCGCGCGTTCGCTGAGCGTTCCCGTCGTCGACGCGACTCCTTGCGTCATGGCGATTCACCAGACCCATGACTACACGCATGTGAAACCAGGCGTCTGGGGCCCTGAGACGCGGCGAAACGTGGAGCTCGCCGGTGGACCCGAGCATTTCTTCACCGTAGGTGATGCCACGCATATCTTGACCCGGCAAAGCCTCGATCCGGTCATGCCAAGCGATTTGAAGGCTAAGCGTGCCTACTATCGCAGCAGGATACTTGCCAGAGTTGGCATTGACCATTACGTTGCTGCGGACATAAGAGCAGCGTGGAAGGCCTGGGTTCAGGCGGTGACGGCAGACCCATCCGTTGTAAGCCCTCGGCTGTTGCTACTCATGGCCAAGTCTCTCTTAGGGTCGCGGATGTTGCGCTGGTCCCGCCGGTTACGAGGCCGTCATAGTCCGCGGCTCACGGGGACGGCATGAGGCCCGCGCGGGTATCGATGATCCTGCCTGGAGGAGAGGTCTGGTGAGCGCAAAGATTCTGGTCACCGGCGCGGGGGGGTTCGTCGGACATCACCTGACGGCCTCGCTGAAGCGCCGCGGGTGCTGGGTCCGCGGCGTGGATATCAAGCGCCCGGAGTATGAGGCGACGGCCGCCGACGAGTTCGAGCTGCTCGACCTGCGCCGCTGGGCCAACTGCCTCCAGGCCACCCGCGGCATGGACGTGTGTTACAATCTGGCCGCGAACATGGGGGGGATCGGCTTCATCACCGAGTACAAAGCCGAGATCATGCGCGACAGCGTCCTCATCAACACGCACATGCTCGAAGCCGCCAGGTTGAACGGGATCGGGAAATTCTTGTTCACCTCATCTGCCTGCGTATACCCCGGCTACCGACAAAATGTGCCCGAGGTGGCGCCGCTCAAGGAAGCGGACGCGTACCCGGCCGATGCCGAGGACGGGTACGGGTGGGAGAAGCTCTTCACCGAGCGGATGTGCCGGCATTACTATGAGGACTACGGCCTCAGCACGTACATCGTCCGTTTTCACAACATCTACGGGCCGCTCGGGACGTACGACGGCGGGCGGGAGAAGTCCCCGGCCGCGATCTGCCGGAAGATCGCGCTGGCGCAGGACGGAGACGAGATCGAAATCTGGGGCGATGGCCGGCAGACGCGGTCCTACTGCTATATCGACGACTGCGTGGAGGGCATCGGGCGATTGATGGAGACCGAGGAGCACGAGCCGGTGAACCTGGGGTCGGACCGGCTGGTGACCATCGACGAGCTGGTCGACATCGTCGCGCGGGCCGCCGGGAAGCGGATCGTCAAGCGCTACGATCCCACAAAGCCACAAGGGGTGCGCGGCCGCAACAGCGACAACACCAAGCTGCGGCGCGTGTTGGGGTGGGAGCCGCAAGTCTCCCTGGAGGAGGGGCTCAGCCGGACCTATCATTGGATCCGCGGCCAGTTGACCCGCACCGGTCGGCTCCGAGAACACCTATTGAAGTGATCGACAGTGGATCGTTGTCGGTCAGCCTGATGGTGCGTGGTGCCGTGGCACCATCGTACGCGAAACCTCGATGAAGATTCTCCACGTCGTCCGGCAATTTTCCCCATCGGTAGGTGGCCTCCAGAGTGCGGTGACGGCGCTCTGCCGGCGTCTCCAACGGCGCGGGCATGAGTGTGAGGTGGTCACGCTTCGGAGGGTATGGCAGAACCCTCAGGCTTTGCCGTCCACTGAACTGATCGACGGCCTCCGCGTCCACCGCCTGCCGTTCTTGGGAGGACGGCGGTACTTTCTCGCGCCGGAAATCTTGCGATTTGCCGGGGGTCACGCGGTCATCCACGTCCATGCCATCGACTTCTTCGTCGACTTCCTGGCGGCGACGAAGTGGCGCCACCGCACCCCGATCGTCGTCACCACGCACGGCGGTTTTTTCCACACCGGCTGGGCGATGACGGCGAAGCGCATCTACTTCCGCACCATCACACGGTTGGCCTTGACTCAGACGGCGCGGGTCATCTGTGTCAGCGGGCAGGACGACCGGCTCTTCGCCCCAATCGTCCCTGCGCGCAAGCGAGTGACCATCGG encodes:
- a CDS encoding NAD-dependent epimerase/dehydratase family protein, with the translated sequence MSAKILVTGAGGFVGHHLTASLKRRGCWVRGVDIKRPEYEATAADEFELLDLRRWANCLQATRGMDVCYNLAANMGGIGFITEYKAEIMRDSVLINTHMLEAARLNGIGKFLFTSSACVYPGYRQNVPEVAPLKEADAYPADAEDGYGWEKLFTERMCRHYYEDYGLSTYIVRFHNIYGPLGTYDGGREKSPAAICRKIALAQDGDEIEIWGDGRQTRSYCYIDDCVEGIGRLMETEEHEPVNLGSDRLVTIDELVDIVARAAGKRIVKRYDPTKPQGVRGRNSDNTKLRRVLGWEPQVSLEEGLSRTYHWIRGQLTRTGRLREHLLK